The genomic segment TGGATTTGCTTCTTCAGGAGCCATCATTGAATGAAAAATTTCTGAACCGACTCAATGTCGTCCATCGCTCGGCTTCTACAGCGTCCAGCATCGTCAATACGCTCCTTCGTTTCGCAAAACCCAAACCGTTGTATCTACGTGAATCCAATCTTAATAAATTAGTTCGCGACAATCTCATGTTGTTGAAATACCATGAAGCGTACCGAGGTGTTCAGGTGCAATTATTTGAAAACCCCGAATTGCCGAGTTGCCGTATTGATGAGAATCAAATAGGACAAGTGATACTTAATATCTTGATCAACGGAGTGCAAGCGGTCGATGGAAAAGAAGGAAAACTGACGATTCGAACAGATTTCGATAAAGAATATGTCAGCGTAAGTGTCCATGATAACGGAATCGGGATATCCTCAACCTACATTAAGAAAATTTTTGAACCTTTTTTTACGACTAAAACTCCGGACAAAGGAACAGGATTGGGTTTGAGTATCTCTTACAGTATAATTAAAGCGCACGATGGTGAAATTGATGTGGTGAGCGAGGAAGGTGTGGGTTCGACATTTACCATTCGTTTGCCGATTCGCCGTCCAGTTGCTCTAACAACTGATGAGCCTCGAAAATTTGCTTCACCGAAAGCAGGGAAGAAAAATTCAATTTTAGTTATCGAGGATGACCCGTCGATCCGTGAAATGTCATTTGAGTTGTTACTTGAATATTTCGAATGTGAAGTTTTATTGGCTGATAACGGCAAAAAAGGAATTGAAATGATTGCCAATCATAATCAGTTTGATCTCATTATATCGGATATTCGAATGCCGGAATGCGACGGTTTTCAATTGTATTCGTGGATCGAGAGCAATCGGAGCGATCTTTTAAATAAAATCGTATTTATAACCGGAGATACTTACGACCGACGCACTCGCGATTTTACTGAAACAAAACGAATTGAGCTACTCTTTAAGCCCTTTAAGCTGGATGATTTACTGAATACAGTTTCTAAAAAAATTGAAAATAAACGTCCGGTTATTTCATGATCATTCGGACTAATTCAATGTTGTCCGCATGCCCTGTTCCATAAGCTTCCAATTTTCCTCGAATCATTCCGTTTGTCAAAGCAAAATCTCCAATTATGTCCAAAACCTTGTGTCGTGCAGCCTCATCAGAAAAACGTGGAGATTCGGCTGAAAGTATGGCCACATTGTCCGTTATATTATACTGTTTGAGTAACGATAGAATTTTCTTAGAAGGTTGATTGTCCATCAATATAAAACCGGTAGTAGCCGCCGCACCTTTGATAAATCCTTGTTCAGCCATGCGTTCAAATTCGCTCAGCAAACAAAATGTCCGTGCGGGGGCAACGTCATGTTGGAATGTTTTGAAATCAAAACGGTACTGGAACGTTTGTAGACTACCGGTGGGTAATTTAAAATGATAAATGATTTCAAAGTTTTCTGATGGCGAAACTTTAATCCACGTTTCTCTTTCCGGGGCGTTAAATTCAATAGTATTTCTAAGAATGATTTCTTGATAAGAAACTTTTTGGTCGAGTATTCCGGCAGAATTCATTTTTTCTATCCAAATTTTGCTGCTGCCGTCAAGAATTGGAAGTTCATCTGCATCTATTTCGACGATAAGATTCGTAATGCCCAAACCAAAAACAGCAGCCATAAAATGTTCCACTGTTTTTACTGAGACACCATTTTCCATTATAGTTGTTGCAAGCCGCGTTTGACAGACATTGCGATAATCAGCCTTTACCCGGTTTTTATCGCGATTCACAAAATAAATTCCGGCATCA from the bacterium genome contains:
- a CDS encoding response regulator; the encoded protein is MAAFTALDMIYTEAWVPPDISVEKILNIFRESNFKFLPIVRSDGRPSGMIAKDRLMNMLSTKYGYAVYQNRKIIEVMDRDFLCLDSSVDISEIVERSMKRDAETIYDDIIIIEAGRYRGMISIKNLITTQMENILYKNKHIDLQNQFLKEAHYQVERTETKYQILFENDVHAVAVIEVNGVISKINNRFTQITGYTKEAIEGKKHFLDLIHTDDKKNLVAMFLSAQKDSSLRAATDEPSGGLVWEVNFLTQSGEKKVGEITAKHVEQTQQILCSIHDITEKKRYEEQLRQSEKLSAVGSMLTGITHELNNQLTPIVAYLDLLLQEPSLNEKFLNRLNVVHRSASTASSIVNTLLRFAKPKPLYLRESNLNKLVRDNLMLLKYHEAYRGVQVQLFENPELPSCRIDENQIGQVILNILINGVQAVDGKEGKLTIRTDFDKEYVSVSVHDNGIGISSTYIKKIFEPFFTTKTPDKGTGLGLSISYSIIKAHDGEIDVVSEEGVGSTFTIRLPIRRPVALTTDEPRKFASPKAGKKNSILVIEDDPSIREMSFELLLEYFECEVLLADNGKKGIEMIANHNQFDLIISDIRMPECDGFQLYSWIESNRSDLLNKIVFITGDTYDRRTRDFTETKRIELLFKPFKLDDLLNTVSKKIENKRPVIS
- the lpxC gene encoding UDP-3-O-acyl-N-acetylglucosamine deacetylase, whose protein sequence is MVQRTIAKSVSVAGKGIHSGLPVNVLLLPADPDAGIYFVNRDKNRVKADYRNVCQTRLATTIMENGVSVKTVEHFMAAVFGLGITNLIVEIDADELPILDGSSKIWIEKMNSAGILDQKVSYQEIILRNTIEFNAPERETWIKVSPSENFEIIYHFKLPTGSLQTFQYRFDFKTFQHDVAPARTFCLLSEFERMAEQGFIKGAAATTGFILMDNQPSKKILSLLKQYNITDNVAILSAESPRFSDEAARHKVLDIIGDFALTNGMIRGKLEAYGTGHADNIELVRMIMK